The region CAGAAATCCCCGCCTCGTCCATCTCTTTGAGGTACCTCTCGGGGGTTAACAGGGGATAGTCGGAGCCCAGGAGAAACCTTTCCGGGCCCAGGATCTCGCAGGCCAGCCTGTAGATGTCCGGTGAGTATAGATAGGGCGAGGCGGCCGTATCGAACCAGGTGTTTTTGAAAACTTCTCTAACTTCCTTTTTCATGATGCCGTAAAAGAAAATCCCTCCTCCCCAATGGGCCAGGACCACCTTGTTGTCCGGAAAGGCCTTGAGAAGGGTATAGAGGGAACTCAGCGTTATTGGGGCCTTTCCGGGGTAAACATGTCCCACGGGCTCATTGGTGTGAATCAGGATCGGCCTGTCGTATCGTAAGGCGACGTTCATGACATCCCGGAAGGCCGCGGGGGGGAGGTCGGAATCGTAAAGGGCCAATTCTCCGATGCCGGAAAGCCCGGATTGAAGGCATCGTTCCGCCTCCCGGGGGCCTTTGGGCGACAGGGGGGAGAAGCAGCAGAAACCAACGAACCGCTCGGGATACCGCTGGATGGATTCCAGGATGTAGTCGTTGTGCCTGCGGAAATGGTCCTCTTTCTCCCAGGGAAACCCGAAGAT is a window of Deltaproteobacteria bacterium DNA encoding:
- a CDS encoding amidohydrolase family protein, yielding MIIDFMDEKGIHKAVIFGFPWEKEDHFRRHNDYILESIQRYPERFVGFCCFSPLSPKGPREAERCLQSGLSGIGELALYDSDLPPAAFRDVMNVALRYDRPILIHTNEPVGHVYPGKAPITLSSLYTLLKAFPDNKVVLAHWGGGIFFYGIMKKEVREVFKNTWFDTAASPYLYSPDIYRLACEILGPERFLLGSDYPLLTPERYLKEMDEAGISEQCREQIAGLNAARLLGISSSR